Proteins from a genomic interval of Fusobacterium perfoetens:
- the queF gene encoding preQ(1) synthase, with amino-acid sequence MRNLDDLTLLGNQKVKYPDNYSPDILETFDNKHPENDYFVKFNCPEFTSLCPITGQPDFANIVISYVPNIKMVESKSLKLYLFSFRNHGDFHEDCINIIMKDLIKLMDPKYIEVWGKFTPRGGISIDPYCNYGKKGTCWEEVAKNRLFNHDMYPEKVDNR; translated from the coding sequence ATGAGAAACTTAGATGATTTAACACTACTTGGAAACCAAAAGGTAAAATATCCTGATAACTATTCACCAGATATTTTAGAAACATTTGATAACAAACACCCTGAAAATGATTATTTTGTAAAATTTAACTGCCCAGAATTTACAAGTCTATGCCCAATCACAGGTCAACCAGATTTTGCAAATATTGTTATCTCTTATGTGCCAAATATCAAAATGGTGGAAAGTAAATCTTTAAAACTATATCTATTTAGTTTTCGTAATCACGGAGATTTTCACGAAGATTGCATAAATATAATAATGAAAGATTTAATAAAACTAATGGATCCAAAATATATTGAAGTTTGGGGTAAATTTACTCCAAGAGGTGGAATATCTATCGATCCTTACTGTAACTACGGTAAAAAAGGGACTTGTTGGGAAGAAGTAGCCAAAAACCGTCTATTTAACCACGATATGTATCCTGAAAAAGTGGATAACAGATAA